The following proteins are encoded in a genomic region of ANME-2 cluster archaeon:
- a CDS encoding ATP-binding protein: MNRNKELAILNNTLLSDRAELFVLYGRRRVGKTELLKQILTANKKAVYFLGRSESPKDMVLRLSNIVAKKFNDERLAKFPFRDLDEAFHYFAGKKGLVIILDEFPYMVSSYPALPSIMQDYWDNRLKNTDIKIFICGSSIGMMEKHFFNYSSPLYGRRTKQFKLQPLRFPALKDFFPSAGLEELLAIYAVFGGTPAYMLEYENDIFETIRTRILRKEEFLHKDAEFILREELREPRYYFSIIRSIAFGNTTTGRIMNDTGITKDVVAKYLSTLQDLDIIERHVPVTENIKSRKGIYRIKDNYFRFYFRFIFPYMEYIEMGEEDFVLREIKTNFQRYSGLVFEYVVTDLIKENRNLIPMQFTRIGSWWSAGEEIDIVAINENTGEILFGEVKYTNKKVGVKTLNALREKAKNVKWGIENRIEHYLVISRSGFEKDIMDRDITLIDLKALERITKIRN, encoded by the coding sequence GTGAACAGGAACAAGGAACTTGCAATTCTTAACAACACACTTCTAAGCGACAGGGCCGAACTTTTCGTACTCTACGGCAGGCGCAGGGTCGGGAAGACTGAACTTCTAAAGCAGATACTCACTGCTAACAAAAAAGCTGTGTATTTTCTTGGCAGGTCTGAATCTCCAAAAGATATGGTACTGCGGCTATCAAATATTGTTGCTAAAAAGTTTAATGATGAGCGGCTTGCGAAATTTCCGTTCAGGGACCTTGATGAAGCATTCCATTATTTTGCAGGGAAAAAAGGTCTGGTTATAATTTTAGATGAGTTCCCGTACATGGTGTCGTCATACCCTGCCCTGCCATCTATAATGCAGGATTACTGGGATAATCGGCTGAAGAATACTGACATAAAGATATTCATCTGTGGCTCATCCATAGGAATGATGGAGAAGCATTTCTTCAACTATTCTTCTCCTCTTTATGGAAGGAGGACAAAACAGTTCAAACTCCAGCCTTTGCGTTTTCCAGCACTAAAAGACTTCTTTCCATCCGCCGGTCTTGAAGAACTACTTGCAATATATGCAGTGTTCGGAGGGACACCAGCGTACATGTTAGAATATGAGAATGACATCTTCGAAACTATCAGGACCAGAATATTAAGAAAAGAAGAATTCCTGCACAAGGATGCAGAATTCATCCTGAGAGAAGAACTAAGGGAACCAAGGTATTATTTCTCGATCATACGCTCCATAGCATTCGGGAACACCACCACAGGGAGAATAATGAATGATACAGGCATTACAAAGGATGTAGTAGCCAAATATCTCTCAACACTCCAGGACCTTGATATCATTGAGCGCCATGTTCCTGTTACAGAGAATATCAAATCCCGTAAAGGCATTTACAGAATAAAAGACAATTATTTCAGGTTCTATTTCAGGTTCATTTTTCCATACATGGAATATATCGAAATGGGTGAAGAGGATTTTGTACTCAGGGAAATCAAAACTAATTTCCAGAGATACTCGGGTCTGGTATTTGAGTACGTCGTGACCGATCTCATTAAAGAGAACAGGAATCTCATCCCAATGCAGTTCACCAGGATTGGAAGCTGGTGGAGCGCGGGAGAGGAAATTGATATAGTGGCAATTAACGAAAATACCGGGGAGATCCTGTTTGGAGAAGTTAAATATACGAACAAAAAAGTTGGAGTAAAGACTTTGAATGCTCTTCGGGAAAAAGCGAAAAATGTTAAGTGGGGAATCGAGAACAGGATTGAACACTATCTGGTTATCAGCAGGAGTGGATTTGAAAAGGATATCATGGACAGGGATATCACGCTTATAGATCTGAAAGCGCTGGAAAGAATTACAAAAATCCGTAATTAG
- a CDS encoding ATP-binding protein, whose protein sequence is MTIKSEFINRKDELKYLEEEYNKQDFRFISVIGRRRLGKTRLIQEFITNRSNYSYFLVPELNDMDTRLELSRKLHESFELSFIGTPSWNEIFEKLFVHSQNRQMIVIFDEFQRFFNINKGIYSLLQEFIDRYAKDSKMFLIVSGSSIGMMHKIFDHASPLYGRRTGQLYFQPFNFFALKEWFPSFPTNRLVEIYAIYGGTPKYLEDVESRDVMANIQRMLSRTGILYNEPEILIKTEISDSYSYFNILKYISKGVSRSSEIAASSGLKTTSIDYYLNVLINDMDLLKKEIPVTEQEKSKKSIYLIKDNFFRFWFRYIYPNYSELEIGNTSRVMEKITAELNTFTGRSFEDIAQQFLIELNRSNKLPFVFGKIGRQWDRFRGERGKNTYEIDIVALNENTKDILFCECKWENKKTDAGVLEDLQKKSGFVNWYTGERTEYFAVISKAGFTRRAEKFAEQEGFLLFDLGDFENI, encoded by the coding sequence ATGACAATAAAATCTGAATTCATTAACAGAAAAGATGAACTGAAGTATCTTGAAGAGGAGTACAATAAACAGGACTTTAGGTTCATTTCAGTTATCGGGAGGCGGCGGCTTGGGAAAACAAGGCTTATTCAGGAATTCATAACAAACAGGTCAAACTACAGTTACTTCCTTGTGCCTGAGCTTAACGATATGGATACCCGGCTTGAGCTTTCAAGAAAATTACATGAGAGCTTCGAACTGAGCTTCATCGGGACACCATCATGGAACGAAATATTCGAAAAGCTCTTCGTGCACTCTCAGAACAGGCAGATGATAGTGATATTTGATGAATTCCAGAGGTTTTTTAATATCAACAAGGGCATTTATTCATTGTTGCAGGAATTCATAGACCGATATGCAAAAGATTCAAAAATGTTTCTGATAGTTTCAGGCTCATCAATAGGCATGATGCACAAGATATTCGATCATGCATCCCCCCTGTACGGGAGAAGGACCGGGCAGCTTTATTTCCAGCCGTTTAACTTTTTTGCATTAAAAGAGTGGTTTCCTTCGTTTCCCACGAACAGGCTTGTTGAGATATATGCGATATACGGCGGCACTCCGAAATACCTCGAAGACGTTGAGAGCAGGGACGTCATGGCAAACATACAACGTATGCTGTCCAGAACAGGCATTCTCTACAACGAGCCCGAGATCCTGATAAAAACTGAGATATCAGACAGTTATAGCTACTTCAACATCTTAAAATACATCTCAAAGGGTGTATCGAGATCGTCTGAAATTGCTGCTAGCTCCGGCTTAAAAACGACTTCGATCGACTATTATCTTAATGTCCTGATAAACGATATGGATCTCCTGAAAAAAGAGATCCCGGTTACAGAACAGGAAAAAAGCAAAAAAAGTATCTACCTGATAAAAGACAATTTCTTTAGATTCTGGTTCAGGTACATATACCCGAACTATTCCGAGCTTGAGATAGGAAACACTTCGCGTGTGATGGAAAAGATAACTGCGGAATTGAACACATTTACAGGTAGATCGTTTGAAGATATAGCACAGCAGTTTTTGATAGAACTGAACAGATCAAATAAACTCCCTTTTGTTTTTGGGAAGATCGGAAGGCAGTGGGACAGGTTCAGGGGTGAGAGAGGGAAGAATACCTATGAAATCGATATTGTTGCTTTAAATGAAAATACAAAGGATATCCTGTTTTGTGAGTGCAAATGGGAGAACAAAAAGACGGATGCTGGTGTTTTAGAGGATCTGCAAAAGAAATCCGGATTCGTTAACTGGTATACCGGGGAAAGAACAGAATATTTTGCAGTGATATCGAAAGCTGGTTTTACGCGCAGGGCAGAGAAGTTTGCAGAGCAAGAGGGGTTTTTGTTGTTTGATCTGGGAGATTTTGAAAATATTTGA
- a CDS encoding sugar phosphate isomerase/epimerase yields the protein MNPGIAPGKIGFSCRSVVDDPFDYAFELEDMGFSGWEIVCEGNQTLLGDNLEKISNVIETTDLTLTIHLPFSDLNLASLNENIWDETIQQMTEIIGLSAPFSRLAVVHPGHLSPLGMQMPDLAWDRNIEGLQRLCDFAAGYDVTIGVENMVNMDFIFGRQAEEMLGMIESVDRDNLGLTFDVGHANTNGRVDEFLDKCLDKVVHVHLHDNHGTKDEHLPAGQGTVDWEKVCHALQDLDLRFILESRSIEEGKTSLRYITGN from the coding sequence ATGAATCCCGGAATTGCGCCAGGTAAGATTGGTTTTTCCTGTAGGTCAGTTGTAGATGACCCGTTTGATTATGCTTTTGAACTTGAAGATATGGGTTTTTCAGGGTGGGAAATCGTCTGCGAAGGGAACCAGACCCTTCTTGGTGATAACCTGGAAAAAATATCAAACGTTATTGAGACGACCGACCTTACACTTACGATCCACCTTCCTTTCTCAGACCTTAACCTTGCAAGCCTGAATGAGAACATATGGGACGAAACCATTCAACAGATGACGGAAATAATCGGGTTGTCTGCACCTTTTTCACGCCTGGCAGTTGTACATCCGGGACATCTTTCACCTTTGGGTATGCAGATGCCTGACCTTGCATGGGACCGCAATATAGAGGGTCTGCAGAGGTTATGTGATTTTGCAGCCGGATATGATGTGACCATTGGTGTGGAGAATATGGTCAATATGGATTTTATCTTTGGCAGGCAGGCAGAGGAAATGCTGGGTATGATCGAGTCGGTTGACCGTGATAACCTGGGGCTGACCTTTGATGTGGGGCATGCCAATACCAATGGAAGGGTAGATGAATTCCTTGATAAATGTCTTGACAAGGTTGTACATGTGCACCTGCATGATAACCATGGTACAAAAGACGAGCATCTGCCTGCAGGACAGGGGACTGTTGACTGGGAAAAAGTATGCCATGCACTTCAAGATCTTGATCTAAGGTTCATACTTGAATCACGGTCCATAGAGGAAGGAAAGACAAGTCTCAGGTATATTACAGGCAATTGA
- a CDS encoding UMP kinase, giving the protein MILVVSIGGSVLTSNLDPERIRKYASSIQALAEEHTTYIVVGGGRIARDYITAARDLGANEVECDIIGIDMTRINAKLLIVALGNSAYTVPLTSYQDARNAALTGRVVVMGGLIPGQTTDAVSAVLAEYVGADMLINATSVDGVYTVDPNLDSKAEKISSMTPSQLVDIVMKTDMSAGSNSPLDPLAAKIIQRCGIKTFVIDGREPGNINEAAAGRHNGTLISVSPGR; this is encoded by the coding sequence ATGATATTAGTGGTTTCAATTGGCGGGTCTGTGCTTACAAGCAATCTGGACCCTGAAAGGATCAGGAAATATGCCAGCAGTATACAAGCACTTGCAGAGGAACATACCACGTACATTGTCGTCGGTGGGGGCAGGATTGCCAGGGATTACATAACTGCTGCCAGGGATCTGGGTGCAAATGAAGTGGAATGCGACATTATCGGTATCGACATGACCCGCATTAATGCAAAACTCCTCATTGTTGCCTTAGGAAACAGTGCCTATACTGTCCCTCTCACCAGCTATCAGGACGCCAGGAATGCGGCACTTACCGGCAGGGTTGTAGTGATGGGAGGCCTGATACCAGGACAGACAACTGATGCGGTATCGGCTGTGCTGGCTGAATATGTGGGGGCTGACATGCTCATCAATGCCACTTCAGTGGACGGGGTATATACTGTTGATCCCAACCTTGACAGCAAAGCAGAAAAGATATCCTCAATGACGCCTTCCCAGCTGGTTGATATTGTAATGAAGACTGACATGAGCGCAGGTTCTAACTCGCCCCTGGACCCGTTGGCAGCCAAGATCATCCAGCGGTGCGGGATCAAGACCTTTGTTATCGATGGCAGGGAGCCTGGGAACATCAATGAAGCTGCTGCCGGGCGCCATAACGGAACACTTATTTCCGTGAGCCCGGGCAGGTAA
- a CDS encoding NAD(+) kinase, which produces MITKVGVVSRCDKPGAVEIARDIIEHFKEKLDIYVDPGTASELGIEGFPVARMRQLGVQMVITIGGDGTVLRTVQHMDDPLPVISINLGTLGFLVDVEADDALQTIDSVLFGFEVDERFRMDIWINDMKLPPATNEVVIITAHPAKMLAYRVWVDEHELEELRADGLIIATPTGSTAYAMSAGGPIVDPKVDTIVVVPLAPFKLSSRPWAVPGQSTIKVELLLPDKEAEVVVDGQFSQVISSSDIIRIKKAATPARFVRINTDGFYDKVKSKLH; this is translated from the coding sequence ATGATAACAAAAGTAGGAGTGGTCTCACGCTGCGATAAGCCTGGTGCTGTAGAAATAGCAAGGGATATTATTGAACATTTCAAAGAAAAACTGGACATCTATGTTGACCCGGGTACTGCCAGTGAGCTGGGCATTGAAGGCTTCCCGGTGGCCCGGATGCGCCAGCTTGGTGTGCAGATGGTGATAACCATCGGCGGGGACGGCACAGTGCTAAGAACAGTCCAGCACATGGATGACCCCCTACCTGTTATTTCAATAAACTTAGGAACCCTGGGTTTTCTTGTGGATGTGGAAGCCGATGATGCACTCCAGACCATAGATTCAGTACTTTTTGGATTTGAAGTGGATGAGAGGTTCCGGATGGATATATGGATCAATGACATGAAACTTCCACCAGCTACTAACGAAGTGGTTATCATCACGGCCCACCCTGCCAAGATGCTTGCTTACAGGGTCTGGGTTGATGAACATGAACTTGAGGAACTGAGGGCTGACGGTTTGATCATAGCCACACCAACCGGTTCCACTGCTTATGCCATGAGCGCAGGTGGCCCCATTGTTGATCCAAAGGTAGATACCATAGTAGTTGTACCCCTGGCACCATTCAAGCTCTCTTCCAGGCCGTGGGCCGTACCCGGCCAGAGTACTATTAAGGTGGAACTGTTGCTGCCTGACAAAGAAGCAGAAGTGGTGGTGGACGGGCAGTTCTCGCAGGTAATTTCTTCCAGTGACATCATCCGGATTAAAAAGGCAGCTACACCGGCCCGGTTCGTACGTATAAATACCGACGGTTTCTACGATAAAGTAAAAAGCAAATTACATTGA
- a CDS encoding CDP-alcohol phosphatidyltransferase family protein has protein sequence MTLNTYRPYISFILEPSASALSRMGLTPNNVSMLSLIFALMSGVSYYYSLDNRLYLAAALVFVILNSFTDAVDGVMARQKNIQSDRGDLLDHVIDRYADTLIICGIFFAGYAHWMIGAAAITGVLITSYMGTQAQAVGVGRDYGGIMGRADRLALIIMVTAANVVYPFEIYSMQMLGWVIVVIAITSHFTALQRFLRIWSEMEQE, from the coding sequence ATGACCCTCAACACCTACAGGCCGTATATTAGCTTTATCCTGGAACCTTCAGCCTCAGCCCTTTCCCGCATGGGACTGACCCCAAACAATGTCTCTATGCTCTCGCTCATATTTGCACTGATGTCAGGTGTATCTTACTATTATTCCTTAGACAACCGGTTATACCTTGCCGCAGCCCTGGTCTTTGTTATACTGAATTCATTCACAGACGCCGTGGACGGTGTGATGGCGCGGCAGAAGAACATCCAGTCAGACAGAGGCGACCTGCTGGACCATGTCATTGACAGGTATGCTGATACCTTAATCATCTGCGGAATATTCTTTGCCGGATATGCCCACTGGATGATAGGAGCAGCCGCCATCACAGGAGTGCTGATAACCAGCTACATGGGCACCCAGGCCCAGGCCGTAGGAGTAGGCCGGGACTACGGCGGCATCATGGGACGGGCAGACCGATTGGCACTTATAATTATGGTCACTGCCGCAAATGTTGTTTACCCTTTTGAGATATATTCTATGCAAATGCTGGGCTGGGTTATAGTGGTGATTGCAATCACGTCCCACTTTACGGCACTGCAGCGGTTTTTACGCATCTGGAGTGAGATGGAGCAAGAATAA
- a CDS encoding AAA family ATPase produces MIIALTGTPGTGKTTICHILGKKYRIIDINRMITDEGLHTGRDEMRGSLVADIEALQGRLDELVKDETVTIIIEGHLSHYLEGSDAVIVLRTRPGVLAHRLEERAYFKEKVRENMEAEALDVILVETTLKHDMVYEVETTTSSPEDAAILVDSIIEHLSAANFEQVERYLPGRFDWSEEVF; encoded by the coding sequence ATGATAATTGCATTGACTGGTACTCCCGGCACTGGTAAGACCACCATATGCCACATCTTGGGTAAGAAGTACAGGATCATAGATATTAACCGGATGATAACTGATGAAGGACTGCATACCGGAAGGGATGAAATGCGCGGTTCCCTGGTGGCAGATATAGAAGCACTCCAGGGACGCCTGGATGAACTGGTAAAAGATGAGACCGTAACAATAATCATTGAAGGACACTTATCCCACTACCTGGAAGGGAGCGATGCGGTCATTGTGTTGCGGACCAGACCCGGCGTACTGGCCCACAGGCTTGAGGAAAGGGCATATTTCAAGGAAAAGGTCAGGGAAAATATGGAAGCTGAAGCACTGGATGTGATACTGGTTGAAACCACCCTTAAGCACGACATGGTCTATGAAGTAGAGACCACCACATCCTCACCCGAAGACGCTGCCATCCTGGTGGATTCGATAATTGAGCACTTGTCGGCAGCTAACTTTGAGCAGGTGGAAAGATATCTGCCCGGCCGGTTCGACTGGAGCGAGGAGGTGTTCTGA
- a CDS encoding histidinol-phosphate transaminase, whose protein sequence is MTHAKEFIKDSIKGIKEYVPGRSTEEIAVGYGIEPGNIIKLGSNENPLGPSPMAVEAVRNMADTISVYPSVDAAELRCALADYVGYPEDNVVLGAGMDGVVDTLVRLFVQPGTDVIIPTPTFSYFEIAVRSAGGVPVYVKRLPDYSVDTDSVILALSDSTRFIYLVSPNNPSGNTVPEADVRNIVESTRALVFLDEAYVEFADRSLTGLVTEYDNLIVGRTMSKAMGLAGLRVGYAVVPQWITREYMKVTTPFAISRISVAAGLAALQDTDHRKRTIENVLTGRQFLNDGLSGHCRVFPSEANFIMIDVSPKKSKDITEALLERGIILRDCTSFRDAGESLIRITVGTPTQNIRLVDALTRIVQL, encoded by the coding sequence ATGACGCATGCCAAGGAATTCATAAAGGACTCCATCAAGGGAATAAAGGAATACGTCCCAGGCAGATCCACAGAGGAGATAGCGGTCGGCTACGGTATTGAACCTGGTAATATCATCAAACTGGGCTCGAATGAGAACCCGCTGGGTCCCTCACCCATGGCAGTCGAAGCTGTGCGTAACATGGCTGATACTATAAGCGTGTACCCTTCGGTAGACGCTGCCGAACTCAGGTGTGCCCTTGCAGACTACGTGGGTTATCCGGAAGATAATGTGGTTCTAGGTGCAGGTATGGATGGTGTTGTTGATACACTGGTGCGACTCTTCGTGCAGCCCGGTACAGATGTCATTATCCCCACCCCCACGTTCTCATACTTCGAGATCGCTGTCAGGTCAGCAGGCGGGGTGCCGGTCTATGTGAAGCGGCTGCCCGATTACAGCGTGGATACTGACTCAGTGATTTTAGCACTCAGCGATTCCACACGTTTTATCTACCTTGTCTCACCCAATAACCCATCAGGCAACACTGTACCAGAAGCCGATGTAAGGAATATCGTAGAATCCACCCGGGCGCTGGTGTTCCTTGACGAGGCCTATGTGGAGTTCGCAGACAGGAGCCTTACTGGCCTGGTGACTGAATATGATAATCTCATAGTGGGCCGTACCATGTCCAAGGCTATGGGACTTGCAGGTCTCAGGGTTGGTTACGCCGTGGTACCGCAGTGGATAACCAGGGAATATATGAAGGTGACCACCCCATTTGCCATAAGCAGGATATCTGTAGCAGCAGGACTGGCAGCCCTACAGGACACTGATCACAGGAAAAGGACTATCGAGAATGTGCTAACAGGCAGGCAGTTTTTAAATGATGGATTATCTGGTCATTGCAGGGTATTTCCTTCTGAAGCGAACTTCATTATGATCGATGTATCTCCAAAGAAGAGCAAAGATATCACGGAGGCGTTGTTGGAACGGGGCATCATCTTACGTGACTGCACATCATTCAGGGATGCGGGGGAGAGCCTTATAAGGATAACTGTAGGCACCCCTACCCAGAATATCAGGCTTGTGGACGCACTTACCCGTATAGTGCAATTATGA
- a CDS encoding acetylornithine transaminase, with protein sequence MKNLYQDILEKDSKYVFQNYTRQPIAITSGQGALVRDSQGKEYIDCVAGIAVNNIGHCHPAVVEAVSRQVSELIHVSNLYYTRQQAELAARLVPRTGMDRVFFCNSGTEAVEGALKLARRATGRTDFVAAEHSFHGRTMGALSVTHKPQYREPFQPLIQKVEFVPYNDVEALKGAVNNDTAALILEPIQGEGGIRVPDDGYLQAARDICEDVGALLIFDEVQTGMGRTGKWFAREHSGVVPDIMTTAKAMAGGLPMGALLAKEETASLMQKGDHAATFGGGPLLCVAALASLTVIEDEDLVDRSARMGCYLVDKLEKLELEAVREIRGKGLMVGVELAVKCGPVVDYTRENGVLLNCTSDSVLRFVPPLVITQEQIDKVIDVVAQGIERAE encoded by the coding sequence ATGAAAAACTTATATCAGGATATCCTTGAAAAGGATTCAAAGTATGTCTTCCAGAACTATACCCGCCAACCCATAGCTATTACCAGTGGACAGGGTGCATTGGTCCGGGATAGTCAGGGTAAGGAATATATAGATTGTGTTGCAGGGATCGCGGTCAACAATATCGGCCACTGTCATCCGGCCGTAGTGGAAGCAGTTAGCAGGCAAGTGTCAGAACTAATTCATGTCTCGAACTTATATTATACCCGCCAGCAAGCCGAACTGGCAGCCCGGCTTGTACCCAGGACAGGCATGGACCGAGTGTTTTTCTGCAATTCAGGAACAGAAGCTGTAGAAGGTGCGTTAAAACTTGCCCGCAGGGCAACCGGACGAACCGATTTTGTGGCGGCAGAACACAGTTTCCACGGCAGGACCATGGGTGCGTTGAGCGTGACCCACAAACCGCAGTACAGGGAGCCGTTCCAGCCTCTCATCCAGAAGGTAGAGTTTGTACCATACAACGATGTGGAGGCACTGAAAGGTGCCGTGAACAACGACACGGCCGCCCTGATACTGGAACCAATACAGGGTGAAGGAGGTATCCGCGTTCCCGACGATGGTTACCTGCAAGCGGCAAGGGATATCTGCGAAGATGTCGGTGCACTGCTCATATTTGACGAGGTACAGACCGGCATGGGCAGAACCGGGAAGTGGTTCGCACGTGAACACTCAGGTGTAGTGCCCGATATCATGACAACAGCCAAGGCAATGGCAGGTGGATTGCCCATGGGTGCACTGCTTGCAAAGGAGGAGACCGCTTCCTTGATGCAAAAAGGTGACCATGCAGCCACCTTTGGCGGCGGACCACTGTTATGTGTGGCTGCTCTTGCATCACTTACAGTAATAGAAGATGAGGATCTGGTAGACAGGTCGGCCCGGATGGGATGCTACCTGGTAGATAAGCTTGAAAAGCTTGAACTGGAAGCTGTCAGGGAGATCAGGGGAAAGGGATTGATGGTAGGTGTGGAACTGGCAGTCAAATGCGGGCCTGTTGTTGACTATACAAGGGAGAACGGTGTGCTGCTTAACTGTACATCCGACTCTGTGCTCAGATTCGTGCCGCCCCTGGTGATAACACAGGAGCAGATAGATAAAGTGATAGATGTTGTGGCGCAGGGAATTGAGAGGGCAGAATGA
- a CDS encoding proteasome-activating nucleotidase has translation MTGIIEDDSVKGLSVDIPPELRNDDFSRYLIDRMHQLEERNHVLREQNHKIESEKRYAESQKIKFERDLRSLTSELERLKTSPLIVGTIVEVLENGKLIVRSSTGPQFVVGLSKFIKGSDLEQGAQVALNQQTLAVVGVLPSSLSALLKGVEVIETPDVDYTQIGGLNDQIRELREAVELPLTKPEAFTKIGIDPPNGVLLYGPPGTGKTMLAKAVANHTSTTFLRIVGSELVQKYIGEGARMVRELFKLAQDKAPSIIFIDELDSIGAKRYDGATAGDREVQRTLIQLLSEMDGFNPRGEVRLLAATNRLDILDQALLRPGRFDRFIEVSMPDQEARAKILGIHTRNMTLSKTIDFNYLAKIADGANGSELKAIATEAGMFAIRKEKEQVEVEDMESAISKVLLNKNSSSTVSEGMFV, from the coding sequence ATGACAGGAATCATTGAAGACGACAGTGTAAAAGGATTATCTGTCGACATTCCGCCAGAACTAAGAAACGATGATTTTTCACGATACCTTATTGATAGAATGCACCAGCTGGAAGAAAGAAATCATGTCCTGAGGGAGCAAAATCATAAGATCGAATCAGAGAAACGTTATGCTGAGTCCCAAAAAATAAAATTTGAACGGGATTTAAGGTCACTTACCAGTGAACTGGAACGCTTGAAAACCTCACCTCTTATTGTGGGCACTATTGTTGAAGTTCTTGAAAACGGCAAACTAATAGTAAGGAGCAGCACCGGACCCCAGTTTGTGGTTGGCTTGTCAAAATTTATAAAAGGGTCTGACCTGGAACAAGGGGCCCAGGTGGCCCTGAACCAGCAAACACTGGCAGTAGTGGGAGTGCTTCCTTCATCTTTAAGTGCCCTTCTCAAAGGTGTAGAGGTCATAGAAACGCCAGATGTGGATTACACACAAATCGGAGGACTTAATGACCAGATCAGGGAACTAAGGGAAGCTGTAGAACTGCCCCTTACCAAACCCGAAGCATTTACAAAGATAGGGATAGACCCACCCAATGGTGTATTGCTTTACGGCCCTCCCGGGACCGGGAAGACCATGCTTGCAAAGGCAGTGGCAAATCATACAAGTACCACTTTCCTGCGTATCGTTGGTTCTGAACTGGTCCAGAAATACATAGGAGAAGGTGCGCGCATGGTAAGGGAATTGTTCAAACTTGCCCAGGATAAGGCACCAAGCATCATTTTCATTGACGAACTGGATTCTATCGGGGCCAAACGATATGATGGCGCCACAGCCGGTGACAGGGAGGTACAGCGTACCTTGATACAGTTATTGTCCGAGATGGATGGTTTTAATCCCAGGGGCGAGGTAAGGCTGCTGGCAGCCACAAACAGGCTGGATATCCTTGACCAGGCACTCTTGCGTCCGGGAAGGTTTGATCGGTTCATAGAAGTCTCTATGCCAGACCAGGAAGCCAGAGCAAAGATCCTTGGTATACATACGCGGAATATGACGCTTTCGAAGACCATTGACTTTAATTACCTGGCTAAGATCGCTGATGGGGCCAACGGCTCTGAATTAAAGGCCATTGCCACAGAGGCAGGGATGTTTGCCATTCGAAAAGAGAAGGAACAAGTTGAGGTTGAAGATATGGAAAGTGCCATATCAAAGGTCTTGCTCAATAAAAATAGCTCAAGTACAGTTTCAGAAGGCATGTTTGTGTAA
- a CDS encoding TIGR00270 family protein, whose protein sequence is MQCEICGVEIIGSARKVVVEGTELYVCGSCSQYGKTSQGWTPVPRKVAPVATTPKPVIRKTKRRTFDDMDDEIVSDYSKIIREARETKGWTLEELGLNIKEKAALIRKIERSEIKPEDNLRKKLERSLEIKLTERVSHDTMEHGTGFQGTTLGDIVKIKRK, encoded by the coding sequence ATGCAGTGTGAAATATGCGGCGTAGAGATTATTGGATCTGCAAGGAAAGTAGTTGTTGAAGGAACAGAACTTTATGTTTGTGGCAGTTGTTCCCAGTATGGTAAGACATCCCAGGGTTGGACCCCAGTTCCAAGAAAGGTTGCACCCGTTGCAACTACACCCAAACCCGTTATAAGAAAAACCAAACGCCGAACCTTTGATGATATGGATGATGAGATCGTATCAGATTATAGCAAGATCATCCGTGAGGCCAGGGAAACAAAGGGATGGACACTGGAGGAACTCGGCCTGAATATCAAGGAAAAAGCAGCCCTGATACGCAAGATCGAGCGTTCTGAGATCAAACCTGAAGATAATTTGCGAAAGAAACTTGAACGCAGCCTGGAGATCAAACTCACTGAACGGGTCAGTCATGACACCATGGAGCATGGAACCGGGTTCCAGGGCACAACACTTGGAGATATTGTCAAAATTAAACGAAAGTAA